In Candidatus Hydrogenedentota bacterium, the DNA window CCGATGGCGGACTGCATTTCGGTCATGCGGTAATTCCAGCCGACCCTGTTGTGGATGTACGGCAGCTTCTGTTCCATTTCGAGCAGGCGCAGGCGCTCGCGCACGTCGTAGCCGTGATCGCGGAAACTCCGGCAGCGCCATGCGACCTCTTCGTCGTCCGTGGTGACCATGCCGCCCTCGCCGCCCGTCGTAAACGTCTTGTTCTGGCAGAAACTGCACGCGCCCACGTGGCCGATGCTGCCCGTTTTTCGGCCTTTGTACTCGCCGCCGAATGCCTCCGCGTTGTCCTCGACGACGAACAGGTTGTGCCGCCTCGCGAAATCGAGAATCGGATCCATGTCCACGACGTTGCCGTACAGATGGACCGGCATGATCGCCTTCGTCCGTTTCGTGACGAGCTTTTCCGCCGATTCGACGCTGATGCAGTGATCGGCGCGGTTGACGTCCGCGAACCGTGGAACCGCGCCCGCCTGCACGATCGAAAACGAACTCGCGATAAAGGTGTAACTCGGCACGATCACTTCATCGCCCGGACCGATCCCGAGTCCGGCCAATGCCGTGTGCAGCGCGCTCGTGCCGTTCGTCGTGCTGATGGCGAACTTCGACCCCTGCCACGCCGCGAACCGTTTCTCGAAATCCATTCCCCGCGAGCCGGTCCAATAGTTGACTTTGCCGCTCCGCAACGTGTCCGTCGCCGCCGCAATCGCCGCCTCGTCGAAACAAGGCCACGGGGGCAAAGGCCCCTCCAACGATTTCGGCCCGCCGTCAATCGCCAGTTTTTCGATCATGGCAATATCCTCCTGCCTCGTCAACGTATGTGGTTCCCATGTAACAGGCAAAACATCCGATCACACCTCATTCCGCCTCATCCAAGACAACCCCGGCCTTGTTCGCCACGAGCAGAATGGTGCGCGAACCGATGGGACGATGGCGCAGGATGCGGCATTCGGCATCCACCGGCATGTGAAGAAGCAGACGCTTCCAATTGCGCGGCTCGACATACAGAAACGCGGGGCCGGGTTGAATGAATTCGTTCATGAAAGCGGCGCAGGCGGCGTCGGAAGCCTTTTCGTAGGCATTCGCCAAGACGGGATCTTCTTCGGCGGATCGAATGGCGTCATGCACGGCGGCGGCAATGGCGGCGCGTTCATCGCCGGTCGGCGAAGCCAAATCGGCCACGGAAATGTTGTCCAGCGCCTTTTCGACGGCGCCGCGCATCCGTTGCTGTCTTTCATCGAGATCGTCACGCGCCTTTCCCGTGATTTCAGGAAGGCTGTACGCCGCATTCAGGACTTCCTTGCGGAAATGCTTGGAATAGAAGATGTATTCCTCGCTCGTGAATCCGGCTGAATACAGGCGAAACGTCTTACCCGCCTCGGCAAGCCGGCGCACGGGCTCGCACAAGGCGCTCGGACTCTTGCGCGCGTCAATCATGGGAAAGCCGACATGGGCGCCCATGACGGCAAGGATGGCAAAGTGGAGGAAGACCAGCCGCTGGGGAAACAGGCCGGCGCGACAGGCTTCCCCCGTCCGATCCGCCGATCCGGCGCGCGTTTCACGCCTCAGCGCCCAGAGCGCATGGACCAGGCAGGCCATCGCGGCCACGCCGAACAGAACAAGATCCGGCGTCCAGAGATCGCGGTGTTTCGTTGCGAGCAAAGCGAACGGCGCCGCGCCGAGAAGGAGCAAAACGACACACCATGCCCATGTCGTGCGGCGCCGCCAAACGGCGTGATCGCCGATTGCAAGATCCCACGCGCCGCGGGCGATGAGAATCGCCATGGCCGGATAGGCCGGGAGCAGGTACATCTCCCGTTTCCCGGAACTGATCGAAAAGAATACAAACGCGGGCACAATCCAGCACAGGAGCGTGCGCGTCGAAGGATCGCGCCGGTTTCGCCATGCCCACGGGATCGCCCACGGCAGCAGCAATGTCCACGGCAGCAGGCTTACCGGAACGTTGACAAGGTAGTACCACGGCGGGCGCGGATGCGACACGCCGGTGAAAAGGCGTCCGACGATCTGGCGATAGGCTTCCTGGCCGACGTTTGTGGTCGCGTGCGCATCGGCCATGCCGGCCACGGCCATGCGGGCGGGGATGTACCATGCCAGCACAAGGGCCAGCGCCACGGCAAGGCCGATCACCGGATGCAAACCGCGCGCGTCTTTCCAGCGCCGCCAATAAAACGCGACGAGATACAGGGCGGGAAATACGAGCGCGGGCGGGCCTTTCGCCAGGAGTCCCGCGCCCAGCGCGGCATACATCGCGACAAGCCAGCGCGTGCGCCTTGAACCGGTCCATGCCTGGTGCGCACAGAAAAAGGCCATGATGCACGCCGTCAGCAGGATGTCCGTCCGCATTGAGCGGGCTTCGCGGAAAAACAGGGCGCTGGTCATCAGGATTGCGCCGGCCCAAAGACCCGTCGGGTGTCCGTAAAGCCGCCGTCCGAGCCAGTAAGCCATCGCGACGGTGATCACGCCAAGAAACACGGGTGGAATGCGCGCGGTGGCCTCGGAAACGTCACCGAACGGCCATGATACGGCCGCGACCAGCCAGAAAATGAGCGGGGGTTTTTCCTTGTACGGTTCGCCGTTGACACGCGGAACCAGAAAGTCGCCCGACTGGAGCATTTCGCGGGCAATCTGGCCGAAACGCGGCTCGTCCGGCGCCCAAAGACTGTATCCGCCGATGTTGGCGCCCAAAACAACCGCGCTTATCGAAAGCAGCAGCAGGAATTGAAGGGTCTGCGCCCGGCCGCTTAGGCAAGTCGGTTCATGGCCCGGCGTCGCGGCGTTTGGCGTTCGTGCCGGCGGTTCGATGCCGATCGTTGTGTCCGTTCCGTTCATTTCCATCCCTGACTATACGGCGTGGAAGGCCAGCAGATCGCGCACCTGCCGCGTCTCGTGGACCTTGGGGAAAAAACCCGTCAGGCCGGCCTTGTCGAGAACATGCGCGTCCGGAGGAACATCCACCAGCAGATAGATCGGTAATCGAGGCGGCGAATTCGGATCGTCGCGGATCATGCGGCTGGTTTCCAATCCGTTGAATACCGCAAGTTTCATGTCCAGAAACACCAGCGCGGGCGATTCAGCCGCAGCCGCCTCGCATACGTCCTGTCCGGAGGCCAGCACAAGAACCCGGTGGCCCTCCGCGCCCAATTCCGCCGCCAGCACGCCGGCGCAGTGAGCATCCTCGCTCGCCAGCAGTATCGTTGCCATTGAATCATTCTCCTTGTGCGCTTATTCATTTTACGCCGCAATCCTAACGGGAATCGCTCCCTTACGCAAGCGGATTCGGATGAATGAATCTCCGGGGCATGACCCCGACCACCGGCTTCGCCCGGAAATTCCTTGGATTCGTTTTGGTTTCTTGAGCGTACCAAGTTCGTAAAGGGGTTCACCTGTTCTGAGCGTGCAAAGGGAGTCCTTTGGGCGCGGAACACAGCACAGCCTGTCCAGTCGATCTCCGATGCCACGACATGTCCGTGAGCGGACACGCGTCGTCAAAAATCCTCACCGGGAAAAACCTCAAATGCCATGCTTTCGCATTTTTCTTGCCAAAAAATGAACACTGGACTTTTCAATGTAGAATTGATAGAATTGGCATGAGCGGCGAGTTAGTGGTAATCATAGAAGCGGAAGGGACTTTTTGGTGGGAGATGTGTATAAGATCACGGTGCGAGCGGGCGCGCACGACACCGTGAATTGCCCTGTAAGTGTTGAATTGCCGGTATTTTACAAAGAAAACACCTCCTTTTCCCTTGCCGTTGACGGCAAGGGGAAAATCGTGCCGTGCCAAGTGTCAAAGGGCGTAAAAGGCGTTCGTTTGACATGGATCGTGCCGAGTCTCAAGGCCGGATCGTCGCTGGGACTGGTGGTCAAACCCGCTCCGGGAACGAAAACAGCCGAGACGGTCACTTTGCGGGATTGCGCCAAGGATGGCCGGGTTGACATTCGGGTAGGCAATGCCCTCTTTTCGAGTTATCATTATGCAAACAAATGGGTTAGGCCGTTTTTACATCCGGTGATCGGCCCATTCGGCGCCCGTGTTACCCGCAATTGGCCGATCATTAAAAATGTCAAAGGCGAACACCGTGATCATGTTCATCACAAATCGCTTTGGGTCGCATACGGCGAATGCGACGACACGGATAACTGGAGCGAGGAACCAGGCCACGGATATCAACGCCATCAGGGATTTGATCGGCTGGTTTCGGGACCGGTGTACGGGGAAATCGTCGCTCGCAACCACTGGTGCAAGGGATCAGGTGAAAAGCAATTCGAGGAAACGCGTGCGATGCGTTTCTACGCGATGCCGGATGGCGAACGCCTGATGGACCTCGAGGTAACGTTCCGCATGACCGAAGGCAAAGTCGTGTTTCGCGACACGAAGGAAGGCGGGCTTGTTTCGGTGCGCGTGGCCAGTTCGATGGATGTGCGCAACGGCGGACGCATCGAAAACGGCTACGGGGGCGTAAACGAGGGGGAGACCTGGGGCAGGAAGGCGCCGTGGTGCGATTACAGCGGCATGGCGGACGGACGCCATGTGGGCGTGGCGATATTTGATCACGAAAGAAATCCCCGCTACCCGACCGAATGGCACGTGCGCGACTACGGATTGATGACCGCGAACTGCTTCGCATGGAAGCATTACCGGCCCGAAGACGGGCAGTCCGGCGACATGACCTTTCCCAAGGGCGCGGTTCGACAGTGGCGGTACCGGTTGTTCATACACAACGGCGATGCGCGCACGGGCAGGGTCCGGGAGCATTTTCTCGATTATATCGCGCCGCCGTCCGTTTTTTTGGAATAGTCGAAACGAACATCAGGACAACGCACCATGGCCCAAGCAAAGTCTTCACCCAAAAAGAAACCGGGTCGTCCGGCGAAATCGGCTGCAAAGAAAAGCGGACGGCAAACAGCCGCCAAAAAGCCGGTAAAAGCGGCGGCCAAGC includes these proteins:
- a CDS encoding DegT/DnrJ/EryC1/StrS family aminotransferase — its product is MIEKLAIDGGPKSLEGPLPPWPCFDEAAIAAATDTLRSGKVNYWTGSRGMDFEKRFAAWQGSKFAISTTNGTSALHTALAGLGIGPGDEVIVPSYTFIASSFSIVQAGAVPRFADVNRADHCISVESAEKLVTKRTKAIMPVHLYGNVVDMDPILDFARRHNLFVVEDNAEAFGGEYKGRKTGSIGHVGACSFCQNKTFTTGGEGGMVTTDDEEVAWRCRSFRDHGYDVRERLRLLEMEQKLPYIHNRVGWNYRMTEMQSAIG
- a CDS encoding glycosyltransferase family 39 protein, encoding MNGTDTTIGIEPPARTPNAATPGHEPTCLSGRAQTLQFLLLLSISAVVLGANIGGYSLWAPDEPRFGQIAREMLQSGDFLVPRVNGEPYKEKPPLIFWLVAAVSWPFGDVSEATARIPPVFLGVITVAMAYWLGRRLYGHPTGLWAGAILMTSALFFREARSMRTDILLTACIMAFFCAHQAWTGSRRTRWLVAMYAALGAGLLAKGPPALVFPALYLVAFYWRRWKDARGLHPVIGLAVALALVLAWYIPARMAVAGMADAHATTNVGQEAYRQIVGRLFTGVSHPRPPWYYLVNVPVSLLPWTLLLPWAIPWAWRNRRDPSTRTLLCWIVPAFVFFSISSGKREMYLLPAYPAMAILIARGAWDLAIGDHAVWRRRTTWAWCVVLLLLGAAPFALLATKHRDLWTPDLVLFGVAAMACLVHALWALRRETRAGSADRTGEACRAGLFPQRLVFLHFAILAVMGAHVGFPMIDARKSPSALCEPVRRLAEAGKTFRLYSAGFTSEEYIFYSKHFRKEVLNAAYSLPEITGKARDDLDERQQRMRGAVEKALDNISVADLASPTGDERAAIAAAVHDAIRSAEEDPVLANAYEKASDAACAAFMNEFIQPGPAFLYVEPRNWKRLLLHMPVDAECRILRHRPIGSRTILLVANKAGVVLDEAE
- a CDS encoding response regulator, whose protein sequence is MATILLASEDAHCAGVLAAELGAEGHRVLVLASGQDVCEAAAAESPALVFLDMKLAVFNGLETSRMIRDDPNSPPRLPIYLLVDVPPDAHVLDKAGLTGFFPKVHETRQVRDLLAFHAV
- a CDS encoding PmoA family protein, which encodes MGDVYKITVRAGAHDTVNCPVSVELPVFYKENTSFSLAVDGKGKIVPCQVSKGVKGVRLTWIVPSLKAGSSLGLVVKPAPGTKTAETVTLRDCAKDGRVDIRVGNALFSSYHYANKWVRPFLHPVIGPFGARVTRNWPIIKNVKGEHRDHVHHKSLWVAYGECDDTDNWSEEPGHGYQRHQGFDRLVSGPVYGEIVARNHWCKGSGEKQFEETRAMRFYAMPDGERLMDLEVTFRMTEGKVVFRDTKEGGLVSVRVASSMDVRNGGRIENGYGGVNEGETWGRKAPWCDYSGMADGRHVGVAIFDHERNPRYPTEWHVRDYGLMTANCFAWKHYRPEDGQSGDMTFPKGAVRQWRYRLFIHNGDARTGRVREHFLDYIAPPSVFLE